The following DNA comes from Alkalispirillum mobile.
TTACCCGTCACCGCGACCTTCTCGGCATTGACCACGACGATGTAGTCGCCGGTGTCCACGTGCGGGGTGTATTCGGGCTTGTGTTTACCACGCAGGCGGTACGCCACTTCACTGGCCAGACGCCCCAGGGTCTTACCGGTGGCGTCAACCACGTACCAGTCACGCTGTACGTCTGCGGGCTTTGCGCTGTAGGTCTTCATGAACCGTACTCCGAAGCCTGTGCTCCCTCAGGAAAGGCGGGAATGTTAGCCGAAACGGCCGCGTCAGACAACACCCGATTCGGTGTCCGGTGCCCTCCCACGCGGTGCGATTAAAAAAAAAGGCGCGGCAGGGGGTGCCGCGCCTAACACACCAAAGGAGGATGGAGGAGAAGACCGACTGGCCAAACCATATGACCAACCGGACGTGTGTTATTTTCTTGCAGCGCAGCAGTCCGGTCAACAGAACCGGGTGTGGCGCATTGTCCCACCGCCCCCGGCCCCCTTGCCTTGATGCATTGTGAGGCTCAGATCTTCAGCCGGCTGACCTCCCGGCCGTTGACCAGGTGCTCGTCCACCAGCTCATCCAGGTCTTCCTCGTCCACCCACGTGTACCAGGTCCCTTCCGGGTAGACCACGGCCACCGGCCCCTCCTCGCAGCGGTCCAGACAGCCGGCGGCGTTCACCCGGACCTCTCCCGGTCCGCTGAGCCCCAGCGCCTTGACCCGCGCCTTGACGTAGGCGCGGGCATCCTGTCCGCCGCGGTCGCAGCAGCAGGGCCGGTCGCTGCCCTCGCGCCGGTTGGTGCAGAAGAAGATGTGCCGCCGGTAATAGGCCATGGTCGCTCTCAAACCTCCTGGTCCGGCGCCAGATTGCGGCCAGCGAAGATCTCGGTCATCTCGCGGCGCAGTTGGCGCTCGATCTCACGGCGCTCCACCTCGGGCAACTCGGCCGCCGACTCCCCGAACAGGTAGTTCTCCAAGTCCAGCTCCCGCACCATCATCTTGGTGTGGAAGAGGTTCTCCTGGAAGACGTTGACATCGATCGTGTGGTAGCGCTCTTTGGTGTCGTCCGCCAGGTAATTCTGGATGGAGTTGATGTCGTGGTCGATAAAGTGCTTACGACCGCGCACATCCCGGGTAAAGCCCCGGACCCGGTAGTCCATGGTGACGATGTCGGAGTCGAAGCTGTGGATCAGGTAATTCAGCGCCTTGAGCGGCGAGATCACCCCGCAGGTGGAGACATCGATATCCACCCGGAAAGTGCTAACCCCGTGCTCGGGGTGGCTCTCCGGGTAGGTGTGCACCGTGATGTGGGACTTGTCCAGATGGCCCAGCACGGTCTCCGGCAGCGGCCCCGGGCCCACGCTATCGGCGGCCTCGGCCTCCGCCTCGGAGACCGGCTCCTCGGAGATGAGGATGGTCACGCTGGCGCCCTGGGGCTCGTAGTCCTGACGGGCGATATTGAGGATGTTCGCGCCAATGATGTCGGCCACATCGGAGAGGATCTGAGTCAACCGTTCGGCGTTGTAGACCTCGTCGATGTAGTCGATATAGGCCTGCCGCTGTGCCGCCGTCTTGGCGTAACACACATCGTAGATGTTGAAACTCAGGGACTTGGTCAGGTTGTTGAAGCCGTGCAGGCTCACCCTGGAACCGTGTTCAACCAAAAGCCCGTCCTCCAGTCCGGCCCGTGGTGGTAAAGGTGCCGCCGCGAAAAGCCGGCGGGCGCGTATTATGCCTGACCTGGGCGGCCGTGCCAGCCCCGTTTCCGGCACCGGCCCGGGCCGCGCGGAGGACCTCAGACCAGCTCGTGGCTGTGGGTCACCTCTGCGGCCTTGCCCAGCATGATGGAGGCCGAGCAGTACTTCTCGGCCGACAGCTGAACGGCGCGGGCCACGGCCTTCTCGGAGAGGCCCTCACCCGATACCTTGAAGTGCAAGTGGATACGGGTAAAGACCTTGGGCGGGTTCTCGGCCCGCTCGGCTTCCACGCTGACCTGGCAGTCCGCCACCGCGTGGCGCCCTCGCTGGAGGATGTGCACCACATCAAAGGCGGAGCAGCCGGCGGTGCCCAGCAGCAGCATCTCCATGGGCCGCGGCCCGCGGTTCTCCCCACCGGCGTCCGGCGGGCCATCCATGACCAGGGTGTGGCCACTTTCTGTTTCCGCCTCGAATGCTGCGTTACCCAACCACTTCACGCTTGCCTTCATGGCGACTCCCACCTATACCAACATTGATAAGACTGCGGAGTATATCCATGCGGAACCCCGCTGAATAGGAGATGCGTCGCGATCTGTCGCAGGTCACTTATAATGGAGTACCGAACGCAAGGCCGCACCAGCGGCGCGAGGCACACATAATGATTATGAACGCTTCCATGGCAGGCCAGAATCCGGACTGCATCGAGCAGTTGCTCGCCCAGAGCGAACGCCATCTCTACGCCCCCCGGGCCACGATCATGATGGCGGGCGAGGCCTCGGAGACGCTCTACTACCTGAACTCCGGCAGCATTACCGTGTTCATGGACGAATGCAGCAGCCGCGAAGTGATCATCGACTACCTCTACGCCGGCAGCTTCTTCGGCGCGCTCAGCCTGTTCCGACCTGGTGCGCCCCGCGGGGCGTGGGTGCGTGCCCGCGGGGCTTGTGAAGTGGCGGAGATCCCTTACAGCCGGTTCCGGCAACTGGCCGGCGAACACCCGGAACTCATGGAAATGCTGGCCAGCCAACTGGCCGACCGCCTGCGGCGTGCCCAGCAGAAGATTCACGATCTGGCCTGCCTGGACGTGGCCGGTCGCATCATGAGCGCCCTGCGCGACCTGGCGGCCCGCCCGGAGGCAATGACCCACCCGGACGGCATGCAGGTGCGGATCACCCGGCAGGAGCTGGGGCGCATCGTCGGCTGCTCCCGCGAGATGGTCGGTCGGGTGCTGAAAACCCTGGACGAGGAGGACCAACTGGCGGTCCAGGGCAAGAACATCGTGGTGTTCGAGCGTCCGGACGAGCGCAGCGTTTAAAACGCCGACTGGACGCCCCCGGCGTCACGCCGGAAAGAACAGGTCTTGCAGGGCATCCCCAGGCTGGGGCGCACGCATGAAGGCCTCGCCCACCAGGAAGGCATCCACCCCCGCGGCACGCATGCGGGACACGTCGGCGGGCGTGTGAATACCGCTCTCCGTCACCAGCAGACTGCTGCGTGGCACCCGGTCCAGCAGGTCCAGCGTGGTCTCCAGGCGGGTGCGGAAAGTGCGCAAGTCCCGGTTGTTGATCCCCAGCAGGCGCGGCTTCAATGCCGCCGCCCGCGCCAGTTCATCGGCATCGTGCACCTCTACCAGCACATCCATGCCCAGCGAGCCGGCCAGCTCGTGCAACTCCGCCATGCGCGCATCGTCCAGCGCCGCCGCGATCAGCAGCACGCAGTCCGCCCCCAGCATGCGCGCCTCCACCACCTGCCAGGGGTGGATGATGAAATCCTTGCGCAGCACCGGCAGGCCACAGGCAGCGCGGGCGGACTGCAGGTGGCTGTCGTCGCCCTGGAAGAAGTCGCGATCCGTCAGTACAGAGAGGCAGGCCGCCCCGGCCGCCTCGTAACCCCGGGCGATGGTCGCCGGGTCATAGGGGTCACGGATCACCCCCTGGCTGGGCGAGGCGCGCTTGATCTCCGCGATCACCCCGGGTTGGCCCGCGGCCACCTTGTCAGCCAGGGCGCGGACAAAACCGCGCGGCGGGTCCGCCTCGGCGGCGCGGGCGGAGAGCTTCTCCAGCGGCAGGCGGGCCTGCCGCTCGGTGATCTCCTCGGCCTTGCGCTCGAGGATCTTCTTCAGAATGTCGGGGGTGTCAGACACGCTCAGACCTCCTGGGTGCACTTCACAAACGCCTCCAGCTTGCGCTGGGCCGCGCCATTCCGCAGCGCCTCGGCAGCACTGGCCACCCCGGCATCCAGCGTGGGCGCCTTCTCGGCGGCGTAGAGCGCGGCCCCGGCGTTGATGGCGATGATGCTAAACGCCGGCCCCTCCTGGCCGGCGTACGCCTCTCGGATCAACGCCAGGCTCTCCTCCGCGCTCTTCACCTGCAGGTTGCTGAGCTCCGCCCGGGGCAGGCCGAACTGCTCCGGGGTAATGCGGTACTCGTGGATCTTGCCCTGGTCCAGCTCGGCGACCAGGGTGTCGCTGCTGATGCTGATCTCGTCCAGTCCGTCATCCGCGTGCACCACCAGCACCCGGCGACTGCCCAGAGCGCGCAGGGTCTCGGCCACCGGCACCACCCACCGCTTGTGGTATACGCCCAGCAGCTGGTGCGGCGCACCGGCGGGGTTGGTGAGCGGGCCGAGGATGTTGAACAGCGTGCGCACCCCCATCTCGCGGCGCGGCCCGATGGCGTGTTTCATGGCCGAGTGGTGGTGCGGGGCAAACAGGAACCCCACCCCCACCCGGCGGATGCACTCGGCCACCTGCCCGGCGTCCAGGTCCAACCGGGCCCCGGCCGCCTCCAGCACGTCGGCGCTGCCACAGCTGGAGGAGACGGAACGGTTGCCGTGCTTGGCCACCTGCGCCCCGCCCGCCGCCGCCACGAAGGCGCAGGCGGTGGACACGTTCAGGGTATTACTGGCGTCGCCACCGGTGCCGCAGGTATCCAGCAGGTGCGGCCCCGCCGCCTCCACCCGGGTGGCCAACTCCCGCATCACCCGGGCAGCGGCGGTGATCTCCGATACCGTCTCGCCCTTCATCCGCAGCCCGATGAGAAAGCCGCCGATCTGCGCCGGGGTGGCCTGACCGGTCATGATCTGGCGCATCACTTCCGCCATCTCACCCTCGGTCAGGTCGGTGCCCTCGGTCACCAGCCGAATCGCGCCTTGCATATCCATGCGTATCACCCCTCGAGAAAGTTCTTCAGCAATTCATGGCCCTGGCGGGTCAGGATGGATTCCGGGTGGAACTGCACCCCTTCCACCGGAAGCTCACGGTGGCGCATGCCCATGATCTCGTCCACCCCGCCGTCCGGCAACGCCGTCCAGGCAGTGATTTCGAAACAGGCCGGCAGCGTCTCCCGGCGCACCACCAGTGAATGGTAGCGGGTGGCCTCCAGCGGGTTCTCCAACCCCCGAAAGACGCCCTGCCCCCGGTGCTGGATGGGCGAGGTCTTGCCGTGCATGACCTGGCGGGCCCGCACCACCTCGCCACCGAAGGCCTGACCGATGGCCTGGTGGCCCAGGCAGACGCCCAGGATCGGCACGCGGCCGGCCAGCTCGCGCACCACCGCCAGCGAGATGCCCGCCTCGTTGGGCGTGCAGGGCCCCGGCGAGAGCACGATGCGCTCGGGCCCGAGCCGGCGGATCTCATCGACGGTGATCTCGTCGTTGCGATGGACCACCACCTCAACGCCCAGCTCGCCCAGGTACTGCACCAGGTTCCAGGTGAAGGAGTCGTAGTTGTCGATCATCAGCAGCATGGCTCAGTCCTCCTCCACCGGCGGCGGGTTGTCCAGCCCGTGCTCGGCCATCTCCACGGCGCGAAACAGCGCCCGGCCCTTGTTCAAGGTCTCTTTCCACTCCAGCCGCGGCACCGAGTCGGCCACCACCCCGGCGCCCGCCTGCACGTGCACCCGCCCGTCCTTGATAACGGCGGTGCGAATGGCGATGGCGGTGTCCAGGTTGCCGGACCAGGAGAGGTACCCCACCGCGCCGGAGTAGACGCCGCGCTTGACCGGCTCCACCTCGTTGATGATCTCCATGGCGCGGATTTTGGGCGCGCCGCTCACCGTGCCCGCCGGGAAGGTGGCGCGCAGCACCTCCATCGGCCCCAGCCCGGGCTTCAGCCGGCCGGTGACGTTGGAGACGATGTGCATCACGTGGGAGTAGCGCTCCACCAGCATCTTTTCGGTCACCCGGACGCTGCCGGTCTCGGCGACCCGGCCCACGTCGTTGCGGCCCAGGTCGATGAGCATCAGGTGCTCGGCCAGCTCCTTGGGGTCGTTGACCAGGTCCTCCTCGAGCGCCCGGTCCTCGGCCTCGTCGTGGCCGCGGCGCCGGGTGCCGGCGATGGGCCGTACCGTCACCTCGTCGTCCTCCAGCCGCACCAGGATCTCCGGTGAGGAGCCAGCCACGTGAAAGTC
Coding sequences within:
- a CDS encoding (2Fe-2S) ferredoxin domain-containing protein — its product is MAYYRRHIFFCTNRREGSDRPCCCDRGGQDARAYVKARVKALGLSGPGEVRVNAAGCLDRCEEGPVAVVYPEGTWYTWVDEEDLDELVDEHLVNGREVSRLKI
- the speD gene encoding adenosylmethionine decarboxylase; translated protein: MVEHGSRVSLHGFNNLTKSLSFNIYDVCYAKTAAQRQAYIDYIDEVYNAERLTQILSDVADIIGANILNIARQDYEPQGASVTILISEEPVSEAEAEAADSVGPGPLPETVLGHLDKSHITVHTYPESHPEHGVSTFRVDIDVSTCGVISPLKALNYLIHSFDSDIVTMDYRVRGFTRDVRGRKHFIDHDINSIQNYLADDTKERYHTIDVNVFQENLFHTKMMVRELDLENYLFGESAAELPEVERREIERQLRREMTEIFAGRNLAPDQEV
- a CDS encoding OsmC family protein gives rise to the protein MKASVKWLGNAAFEAETESGHTLVMDGPPDAGGENRGPRPMEMLLLGTAGCSAFDVVHILQRGRHAVADCQVSVEAERAENPPKVFTRIHLHFKVSGEGLSEKAVARAVQLSAEKYCSASIMLGKAAEVTHSHELV
- the crp gene encoding cAMP-activated global transcriptional regulator CRP: MAGQNPDCIEQLLAQSERHLYAPRATIMMAGEASETLYYLNSGSITVFMDECSSREVIIDYLYAGSFFGALSLFRPGAPRGAWVRARGACEVAEIPYSRFRQLAGEHPELMEMLASQLADRLRRAQQKIHDLACLDVAGRIMSALRDLAARPEAMTHPDGMQVRITRQELGRIVGCSREMVGRVLKTLDEEDQLAVQGKNIVVFERPDERSV
- the trpC gene encoding indole-3-glycerol phosphate synthase TrpC — translated: MSDTPDILKKILERKAEEITERQARLPLEKLSARAAEADPPRGFVRALADKVAAGQPGVIAEIKRASPSQGVIRDPYDPATIARGYEAAGAACLSVLTDRDFFQGDDSHLQSARAACGLPVLRKDFIIHPWQVVEARMLGADCVLLIAAALDDARMAELHELAGSLGMDVLVEVHDADELARAAALKPRLLGINNRDLRTFRTRLETTLDLLDRVPRSSLLVTESGIHTPADVSRMRAAGVDAFLVGEAFMRAPQPGDALQDLFFPA
- the trpD gene encoding anthranilate phosphoribosyltransferase; this encodes MDMQGAIRLVTEGTDLTEGEMAEVMRQIMTGQATPAQIGGFLIGLRMKGETVSEITAAARVMRELATRVEAAGPHLLDTCGTGGDASNTLNVSTACAFVAAAGGAQVAKHGNRSVSSSCGSADVLEAAGARLDLDAGQVAECIRRVGVGFLFAPHHHSAMKHAIGPRREMGVRTLFNILGPLTNPAGAPHQLLGVYHKRWVVPVAETLRALGSRRVLVVHADDGLDEISISSDTLVAELDQGKIHEYRITPEQFGLPRAELSNLQVKSAEESLALIREAYAGQEGPAFSIIAINAGAALYAAEKAPTLDAGVASAAEALRNGAAQRKLEAFVKCTQEV
- a CDS encoding anthranilate synthase component II encodes the protein MLLMIDNYDSFTWNLVQYLGELGVEVVVHRNDEITVDEIRRLGPERIVLSPGPCTPNEAGISLAVVRELAGRVPILGVCLGHQAIGQAFGGEVVRARQVMHGKTSPIQHRGQGVFRGLENPLEATRYHSLVVRRETLPACFEITAWTALPDGGVDEIMGMRHRELPVEGVQFHPESILTRQGHELLKNFLEG